Below is a window of Desulfuromonas sp. TF DNA.
TAGCGGCCGGCCTGGCGCATCAGCCAGACGGGAGTGCGATCGACGGGCTGGCCCCAACAGGCCTTGATGAAATCGTATTCGGTGGTCATTTAAAAAATCCTCCTGTGGGAATTGATGGCAATAATCTGTAGGGGCAGGGTTCCCCTGCCCTGGGGCGGGGCGACCCCGCCCCTACGTCAAATCATTTCGCCGCGTTTTCCGCCGCTTCCTTCTCCATCCGTTTGCGGGTGCGCTCCGGAATGTAATTGCAGAAAGGCTCCTCGGCCATGTAGTCGCCGTAGACCGCGTCGGCCCGTGCCCGACAGCCGCCGCAGACGTTGACGAATTCGCACTCGCCGCACTTGCCGCTGTACTTCTTGAAGTCACGCAGATCGTTGAAGACCTTGGAGTTGAACCAGAGATCGCGGAAAGGGACCTGCTTAACGTTGCCGACGGAGGAGTGAAAATAGGAACAGGGCTTGAGATTGCCGAAGCAGTCGATAAGACAGATGGTCTGCGCGGCGATGCACCCCTTACCGCCTCCGGTGGAGAAGGTGAGCGAGCGACGCTCGAAGGCGACCCCTTCGGCCTTGGCCATCTGCGGCACGATCCGGTAGTAGTGAGGCGCGCAGGTGGGGCGCATGAGAATCTCGCTCTCCTCCTTCTCCTGCCTGTAGTGCCAGGCCAGGATCTCCTCGTAGTCCTCTTTGGAGATGAGCTCGTTCATGATCTCCTCGCCACGGCCGGTGGGGACGATCATGAACATGTACCAGGCGGTCGCCCCCAGCCCCTTGGCCGTCCGGAAGGTGGCACCGATATCGTGCTGGTTGCGCCTGGTGAAGGAGGAGTTGACGAGGAACTTGATGCCGTTGCGTTTGAGGGTCTCGGCGCCGCGCACCACCCCGTCGAAAGCGCCGGGGCAGCTGCGGAAATCGTCGTGCACGGCGGCGTTTGAGCCATCGAGGGAGAGGGAGACCATCTTGATGTCGGCCTCCTTCATCTGCCGGCATACCTCTTCGGTGATGAGGGTCCCGTTGGTGGCCATGCACATGCGCAGCCCCTTGGAGGTTCCATAGCGGGCGATCTCGAAAATATCCTTGCGCATCAGCGGTTCGCCGCCGGAGAGAACCATGACAGGCTTGGAGATTTCGCAGATGTCGTCGATCAGCTTGAAGGCTTCATCGGTGGTGAAATCCCCTTCCGAGGAATCCAAGTCGGAGGAGCAGCGGCAGTGCACGCAATTGAGATTACAACGCTGGGTGGTTTCCCAGGCAAGCCACTTGGGAATATACTGTTCAGTATTTGCGGACATTTCAACTCCTTGGCGAGGGTTGCGCCGTTTGATGCAAGAAACTTACCGGGGCCACTTTACACCAGAACGAGCCGAAAAGACAAGGATTCACGCCCTCCGCAGCCCCGATTTTCCGGCCATATGGCCGACCCCCTCCCCGTAAGGGCTACATCACGGCCCCCGAACAGGTGCGACATCCCCGTTTGTTGCTATTCTTTCCCCATGAGAACCAAACTTCTCAACTTGTGGGAAAAACTTCGTTCCAGCTACTGGTTCATTCCCAGCCTGATGGCGATCGGAGCGGTGGCCCTCTCTTTCGGCGCACTGACGATGGATCGCCGGCTGGGTGCCAAATTGATTGAAAACCTGCGATGGTTTCCCGCCCAACAGGCCGAAGGCTCCCGCCTCATCCTGTCAACCGTCGCCGGCGCCACGATCACGGTCACCGGCGTCGTCTTCTCGGTGACCATCGTCGCCCTCTCTCTCGCCTCCCAGCAATTCGGGCCGCGGCTGCTCAGCAATTTCATGCGCGACCGCAGCAACCAGTTCGTCTTCGGGACCTTTATTGCGACGTATCTCTATTGCCTGCTGGTGCTGCGCACCATCCACGGCAGCGGGCAGAACCTGTTCATCCCCCAGATCTCCATTCTGA
It encodes the following:
- a CDS encoding radical SAM protein → MSANTEQYIPKWLAWETTQRCNLNCVHCRCSSDLDSSEGDFTTDEAFKLIDDICEISKPVMVLSGGEPLMRKDIFEIARYGTSKGLRMCMATNGTLITEEVCRQMKEADIKMVSLSLDGSNAAVHDDFRSCPGAFDGVVRGAETLKRNGIKFLVNSSFTRRNQHDIGATFRTAKGLGATAWYMFMIVPTGRGEEIMNELISKEDYEEILAWHYRQEKEESEILMRPTCAPHYYRIVPQMAKAEGVAFERRSLTFSTGGGKGCIAAQTICLIDCFGNLKPCSYFHSSVGNVKQVPFRDLWFNSKVFNDLRDFKKYSGKCGECEFVNVCGGCRARADAVYGDYMAEEPFCNYIPERTRKRMEKEAAENAAK